From Syngnathoides biaculeatus isolate LvHL_M chromosome 19, ASM1980259v1, whole genome shotgun sequence, a single genomic window includes:
- the LOC133492810 gene encoding MORN repeat-containing protein 3-like isoform X1 translates to MTPGMPFLKKARLNLPRSTILDNKAKKSGLRGTVFAVNGDNYTGEWLDNKKHGWGTQEWKSTGAIYNGEWKFGKHDGYGIFSILRPETKKYVTQYCGEWKNGMKHGHGSFFDVHATYEGEWSEDNRNGWGRLSYKCGDLYEGEWLWDKEHGTGVIQFGKFLFCLELAVAECLSKFELWCLFQANGNWYEGSWKYGKKNGHGKFYYADKGLIYEGLWVDGDAKCGTLSDFGREEAPYPTKYPIPQVTLMDMQMVLTEAESAYLDES, encoded by the exons ATGACCCCAGGGATGCCATTCCTCAAAAAAGCTCGACTGAATCTGCCTCGCTCAACAATATTAGATAATAAAGCAAAGAAGTCTGGGCTCCGTGGAACAGTATTTGCAGTCAATGGGGACAACTACACTGGGGAGTGGCTGGACAATAAAAAACACG GTTGGGGAACCCAAGAGTGGAAGTCGACCGGTGCGATTTACAATGGCGAGTGGAAATTTGGGAAACACGACGGCTACGGCATCTTCAGCATACTTCGACCGGAGACGAAAAAGTACGTGACGCAGTACTGCGGCGAGTGGAAAAACGGAATGAAGCAC GGACACGGCTCCTTCTTCGATGTGCATGCAACTTATGAAGGAGAGTGGAGTGAGGACAATCGCAACGGGTGGGGGAGACTCTCCTATAAGTGTGGCGATCTCTACGAGGGGGAGTGGCTCTGGGATAAGGAACATGGAACAGGTGTTATTCAATTTggtaagtttttgttttgtttggagcTCGCCGTGGCTGAATGCCTTTCGAAATTTGAACTTTGGTGTCTGTTTCAAGCCAATGGAAACTGGTACGAAGGATCTTGGAAGTATGGCAAGAAAAATGGTCACGGAAAGTTCTACTATGCCGATAAAGGTCTCATTTATGAAGGCCTGTGGGTGGACGGCGACGCAAAATGCGGGACTCTGTCTGATTTTGGGAGAGAAGAAGCACCATACCCCACCAAGTATCCAATTCCTCAG GTGACACTAATGGACATGCAAATGGTTTTAACGGAAGCCGAGTCAGCGTACCTGGATGAAAGTTGa
- the ift74 gene encoding intraflagellar transport protein 74 homolog isoform X2, whose product MLSTSHPKSSWFCSPMASQRPPSSMGRPMSRTGSVVPGSGRPLTAVRPPPTAIRIPTGIVPGTGVHPGMRALVTTPGLLSAQIKVTDRPVTQQGLSGMKTGLKGPQRQILDKSYYLGLLRSKINELTTEISKLHKEIDTFNQENSVYLSYEKRAESLAAEIRDLQGQLADYNMLMDKLNTNADMEEMINDYNSLKAQNDREAESIDSIFIERREREDAIRVIEEEIKKERRVAEEIVQAMPTPKQEKYFTMTTANEELLQELALLQEELDALLTRKEEYEAELAHSQIKQEVVRLHETLSTLEAKRDNMEAEHKSFSTPQEEREKLLKQVKEDNQEIASMDRQLVEIRDRTGQIAEEIRQQEQDSEEAQGECQQKYKELKRKEEEIDGFLQAFEDLRTQEQNKMAQSQENIVSLLEHCSRNMLRLRRVDTITASELRNMQDVLVSKETEVSQSASTARGLTTESQRLQQDLEKVQQLEGKITGELITLKENVKQMESELLTYRDLESLKRTADQRKMRLQEERVSLTQRRDSFRQLLEEMNQKYEALKTKLDENETHAELANLERKWQHLEQNNFVMKEFIASKSQESDFASVSKNVYEQIADYNKSLIDSLQNIRS is encoded by the exons ATGCTCTCTACCTCTCATCCAAAGTCATCCTGGT TTTGCAGTCCTATGGCGAGTCAGCGGCCTCCTTCCAGCATGGGTCGGCCCATGAGTCGCACTGGATCAGTAGTCCCGGGAAGCGGAAGACCTTTAACAGCAGTTCGACCACCTCCTACGGCTATCCGGATACCAACTGGG ATTGTTCCAGGTACAGGTGTTCATCCTGGTATGCGGGCTCTCGTGACCACGCCTGGACTCTTGTCAGCACAGATCAAAGTGACTGACAGGCCAGTGACTCAACAAGGCCTGAGTGGTATGAAGACTGGCTTAAAAG GACCTCAGAGACAAATTCTGGACAAGTCTTATTACTTGGGTCTTCTCAG GAGTAAGATCAACGAGTTAACCACAGAGAtcagcaaactccacaaagaaatCGACACCTTCAACCAGGAGAACTCCGTTTATCTGTCCTACGAGAAAAG AGCTGAAAGTCTGGCCGCTGAGATCAGGGATCTGCAGGGCCAGCTTGCTGACTACAACATG tTGATGGACAAGCTTAACACTAACGCGGACATGGAGGAAATGATCAACGACTACAACAGC TTAAAAGCCCAGAACGACAGAGAGGCGGAAAGCATTGACAGCATCTTTATTGAGAGAAGAGA AAGGGAGGACGCTATCAGGGTCATTGAAGAAGAAATCAAAAAGGAAAGGCGCGTTGCCGAGGAGATTGTCCAAGCCATGCCGACTCCAAAGCAGGAGAAATATTTCACTATGACGACAGCCAATGAGGAACTACTACAG GAGCTTGCTCTTCTCCAAGAGGAGCTTGATGCCCTGCTGACCCGGAAGGAGGAATACGAAGCT GAGCTGGCCCACTCACAGATAAAACAGGAAGTGGTTCGACTCCATGAAACTTTGTCAACACTGGAGGCAAAGCGGGACAACATGGAGGCGGAACATAAGAGCTTCAGCACGCCTCAGGAGGAAAGAGAGAAACTCTTGAAACAG GTGAAAGAGGACAATCAGGAAATTGCCAGTATGGACAGACA GCTGGTGGAGATCAGAGACAGGACCGGTCAAATCGCAGAAGAGATCCGACAACAAGAGCAGGACTCAGAGGAAGCTCAAG GGGAGTGTCAGCAGAAGTACaaggagctgaagaggaaagagGAGGAAATTGATG GATTCCTGCAGGCCTTTGAGGATTTAAGGACCCAAGAGCAGAATAAGATGGCTCAGAGCCAGGAGAACATCGTCTCCCTCTTGGAGCACTGCAGCCGG AACATGTTGCGGCTCCGTCGGGTGGACACAATCACAGCCAGCGAGCTGAGGAACATGCAGGACGTGCTGGTCAGCAAGGAGACGGAGGTGTCGCAGTCAGCGAGCACCGCCAGGGGACTGACCACTG AGTCCCAGCGCCTGCAGCAGGACCTGGAGAAAGTGCAGCAGCTGGAGGGCAAGATCACAGGCGAGTTGATCACGCTGAAAGAAAACGTCAAACAGATGGAGTCGGAGCTGCTCACCTACAGGGACCTGGAAAGTCTGAAGCGCACGGCAGACCAGAGGAAGATG AGACTGCAGGAAGAGCGAGTTTCCCTCACACAGCGGCGAGATTCATTCCGACAGCTTTTGGAGGAGATGAACCAGAAATATGAGGCGCTGAAGACCAAGCTGGATGAAAATGAGACCCATGCGGAG CTAGCTAACCTGGAGCGGAAGTGGCAACATTTGGAGCAGAACAACTTTGTCATGAAAGAAT TCATCGCCTCGAAATCCCAGGAGAGTGACTTCGCCTCAGTTTCCAAGAACGTCTACGAACAAATAGCCGATTACAACAAGAGCCTTATAGACTCACTGCAGAACATCAGGAGCTGA
- the LOC133492811 gene encoding cyclic AMP-dependent transcription factor ATF-1-like isoform X4, with amino-acid sequence MPLATTKTCGIIQITIFLQYKNEGAQTVATMAMPSTQPTQPLSIPYCTERQDNLQMQFAQPLAGDMTATQLQYANSILPQGVAQGSGPRNQSERSLMKNREAAREYRRRRKAYVQGLEERVAKLENQNKALKEDLKKWKEMCHHNGP; translated from the exons ATGCCTTTGGCTACTACCAAAACATGTGGAATCATCCAAATAACTATTTTCCTTCAATACAAG AATGAGGGAGCACAGACGGTGGCAACAATGGCTATGCCAAGTACACAACCAACACAACCTCTGTCCATTCCATACTGCACTGAGAGGCAGGATAACTTGCAGATGCAATTTGCTCAACCGCTGGCAG GGGACATGACAGCCACGCAGCTACAATACGCCAACTCCATCCTCCCGCAGGGCGTGGCACAGGGCAGCGGTCCACGTAACCAGTCGGAacgcagcttgatgaaaaacag GGAAGCCGCTCGCGAGTACAGGAGGAGAAGAAAGGCCTACGTGCAAGGCTTGGAGGAACGCGTGGCAAAGCTGGAAAACCAGAATAAGGCTCTGAAGGAAGAccttaaaaaatggaaagaaatgtgCCATCATAACGGCCCTTGA
- the LOC133492810 gene encoding uncharacterized protein LOC133492810 isoform X3 — MTPGMPFLKKARLNLPRSTILDNKAKKSGLRGTVFAVNGDNYTGEWLDNKKHGWGTQEWKSTGAIYNGEWKFGKHDGYGIFSILRPETKKDTAPSSMCMQLMKESGVRTIATGGGDSPISVAISTRGSGSGIRNMEQVLFNLPMETGTKDLGSMARKMVTESSTMPIKVSFMKACGWTATQNAGLCLILGEKKHHTPPSIQFLR, encoded by the exons ATGACCCCAGGGATGCCATTCCTCAAAAAAGCTCGACTGAATCTGCCTCGCTCAACAATATTAGATAATAAAGCAAAGAAGTCTGGGCTCCGTGGAACAGTATTTGCAGTCAATGGGGACAACTACACTGGGGAGTGGCTGGACAATAAAAAACACG GTTGGGGAACCCAAGAGTGGAAGTCGACCGGTGCGATTTACAATGGCGAGTGGAAATTTGGGAAACACGACGGCTACGGCATCTTCAGCATACTTCGACCGGAGACGAAAAA GGACACGGCTCCTTCTTCGATGTGCATGCAACTTATGAAGGAGAGTGGAGTGAGGACAATCGCAACGGGTGGGGGAGACTCTCCTATAAGTGTGGCGATCTCTACGAGGGGGAGTGGCTCTGGGATAAGGAACATGGAACAGGTGTTATTCAATTTg CCAATGGAAACTGGTACGAAGGATCTTGGAAGTATGGCAAGAAAAATGGTCACGGAAAGTTCTACTATGCCGATAAAGGTCTCATTTATGAAGGCCTGTGGGTGGACGGCGACGCAAAATGCGGGACTCTGTCTGATTTTGGGAGAGAAGAAGCACCATACCCCACCAAGTATCCAATTCCTCAG GTGA
- the LOC133492811 gene encoding cyclic AMP-responsive element-binding protein 1-like isoform X1 has product MDPPQSHNLNTEGTQTLTAMTTINPQTLAPESNAFGYYQNMWNHPNNYFPSIQGGPFCYQNEGAQTVATMAMPSTQPTQPLSIPYCTERQDNLQMQFAQPLAGDMTATQLQYANSILPQGVAQGSGPRNQSERSLMKNREAAREYRRRRKAYVQGLEERVAKLENQNKALKEDLKKWKEMCHHNGP; this is encoded by the exons ATGGAT CCTCCTCAGTCTCACAATTTGAACACTGAGGGGACACAGACGCTGACGGCCATGACGACTATCAACCCGCAGACACTTGCCCCCGAATCCAATGCCTTTGGCTACTACCAAAACATGTGGAATCATCCAAATAACTATTTTCCTTCAATACAAG gAGGTCCTTTCTGTTATCAGAATGAGGGAGCACAGACGGTGGCAACAATGGCTATGCCAAGTACACAACCAACACAACCTCTGTCCATTCCATACTGCACTGAGAGGCAGGATAACTTGCAGATGCAATTTGCTCAACCGCTGGCAG GGGACATGACAGCCACGCAGCTACAATACGCCAACTCCATCCTCCCGCAGGGCGTGGCACAGGGCAGCGGTCCACGTAACCAGTCGGAacgcagcttgatgaaaaacag GGAAGCCGCTCGCGAGTACAGGAGGAGAAGAAAGGCCTACGTGCAAGGCTTGGAGGAACGCGTGGCAAAGCTGGAAAACCAGAATAAGGCTCTGAAGGAAGAccttaaaaaatggaaagaaatgtgCCATCATAACGGCCCTTGA
- the LOC133492811 gene encoding cyclic AMP-dependent transcription factor ATF-1-like isoform X3: MPLATTKTCGIIQITIFLQYKKYCELTSEPTGGPFCYQNEGAQTVATMAMPSTQPTQPLSIPYCTERQDNLQMQFAQPLAGDMTATQLQYANSILPQGVAQGSGPRNQSERSLMKNREAAREYRRRRKAYVQGLEERVAKLENQNKALKEDLKKWKEMCHHNGP, encoded by the exons ATGCCTTTGGCTACTACCAAAACATGTGGAATCATCCAAATAACTATTTTCCTTCAATACAAG AAGTACTGTGAGCTAACAAGCGAACCCACAG gAGGTCCTTTCTGTTATCAGAATGAGGGAGCACAGACGGTGGCAACAATGGCTATGCCAAGTACACAACCAACACAACCTCTGTCCATTCCATACTGCACTGAGAGGCAGGATAACTTGCAGATGCAATTTGCTCAACCGCTGGCAG GGGACATGACAGCCACGCAGCTACAATACGCCAACTCCATCCTCCCGCAGGGCGTGGCACAGGGCAGCGGTCCACGTAACCAGTCGGAacgcagcttgatgaaaaacag GGAAGCCGCTCGCGAGTACAGGAGGAGAAGAAAGGCCTACGTGCAAGGCTTGGAGGAACGCGTGGCAAAGCTGGAAAACCAGAATAAGGCTCTGAAGGAAGAccttaaaaaatggaaagaaatgtgCCATCATAACGGCCCTTGA
- the LOC133492810 gene encoding MORN repeat-containing protein 3-like isoform X2, with translation MTPGMPFLKKARLNLPRSTILDNKAKKSGLRGTVFAVNGDNYTGEWLDNKKHGWGTQEWKSTGAIYNGEWKFGKHDGYGIFSILRPETKKYVTQYCGEWKNGMKHGHGSFFDVHATYEGEWSEDNRNGWGRLSYKCGDLYEGEWLWDKEHGTGVIQFANGNWYEGSWKYGKKNGHGKFYYADKGLIYEGLWVDGDAKCGTLSDFGREEAPYPTKYPIPQVTLMDMQMVLTEAESAYLDES, from the exons ATGACCCCAGGGATGCCATTCCTCAAAAAAGCTCGACTGAATCTGCCTCGCTCAACAATATTAGATAATAAAGCAAAGAAGTCTGGGCTCCGTGGAACAGTATTTGCAGTCAATGGGGACAACTACACTGGGGAGTGGCTGGACAATAAAAAACACG GTTGGGGAACCCAAGAGTGGAAGTCGACCGGTGCGATTTACAATGGCGAGTGGAAATTTGGGAAACACGACGGCTACGGCATCTTCAGCATACTTCGACCGGAGACGAAAAAGTACGTGACGCAGTACTGCGGCGAGTGGAAAAACGGAATGAAGCAC GGACACGGCTCCTTCTTCGATGTGCATGCAACTTATGAAGGAGAGTGGAGTGAGGACAATCGCAACGGGTGGGGGAGACTCTCCTATAAGTGTGGCGATCTCTACGAGGGGGAGTGGCTCTGGGATAAGGAACATGGAACAGGTGTTATTCAATTTg CCAATGGAAACTGGTACGAAGGATCTTGGAAGTATGGCAAGAAAAATGGTCACGGAAAGTTCTACTATGCCGATAAAGGTCTCATTTATGAAGGCCTGTGGGTGGACGGCGACGCAAAATGCGGGACTCTGTCTGATTTTGGGAGAGAAGAAGCACCATACCCCACCAAGTATCCAATTCCTCAG GTGACACTAATGGACATGCAAATGGTTTTAACGGAAGCCGAGTCAGCGTACCTGGATGAAAGTTGa
- the LOC133492811 gene encoding cAMP-responsive element modulator-like isoform X5, protein MDPPQSHNLNTEGTQTLTAMTTINPQTLAPESNAFGYYQNMWNHPNNYFPSIQGDMTATQLQYANSILPQGVAQGSGPRNQSERSLMKNREAAREYRRRRKAYVQGLEERVAKLENQNKALKEDLKKWKEMCHHNGP, encoded by the exons ATGGAT CCTCCTCAGTCTCACAATTTGAACACTGAGGGGACACAGACGCTGACGGCCATGACGACTATCAACCCGCAGACACTTGCCCCCGAATCCAATGCCTTTGGCTACTACCAAAACATGTGGAATCATCCAAATAACTATTTTCCTTCAATACAAG GGGACATGACAGCCACGCAGCTACAATACGCCAACTCCATCCTCCCGCAGGGCGTGGCACAGGGCAGCGGTCCACGTAACCAGTCGGAacgcagcttgatgaaaaacag GGAAGCCGCTCGCGAGTACAGGAGGAGAAGAAAGGCCTACGTGCAAGGCTTGGAGGAACGCGTGGCAAAGCTGGAAAACCAGAATAAGGCTCTGAAGGAAGAccttaaaaaatggaaagaaatgtgCCATCATAACGGCCCTTGA
- the LOC133492811 gene encoding cyclic AMP-responsive element-binding protein 1-like isoform X2, with protein MTTINPQTLAPESNAFGYYQNMWNHPNNYFPSIQGGPFCYQNEGAQTVATMAMPSTQPTQPLSIPYCTERQDNLQMQFAQPLAGDMTATQLQYANSILPQGVAQGSGPRNQSERSLMKNREAAREYRRRRKAYVQGLEERVAKLENQNKALKEDLKKWKEMCHHNGP; from the exons ATGACGACTATCAACCCGCAGACACTTGCCCCCGAATCCAATGCCTTTGGCTACTACCAAAACATGTGGAATCATCCAAATAACTATTTTCCTTCAATACAAG gAGGTCCTTTCTGTTATCAGAATGAGGGAGCACAGACGGTGGCAACAATGGCTATGCCAAGTACACAACCAACACAACCTCTGTCCATTCCATACTGCACTGAGAGGCAGGATAACTTGCAGATGCAATTTGCTCAACCGCTGGCAG GGGACATGACAGCCACGCAGCTACAATACGCCAACTCCATCCTCCCGCAGGGCGTGGCACAGGGCAGCGGTCCACGTAACCAGTCGGAacgcagcttgatgaaaaacag GGAAGCCGCTCGCGAGTACAGGAGGAGAAGAAAGGCCTACGTGCAAGGCTTGGAGGAACGCGTGGCAAAGCTGGAAAACCAGAATAAGGCTCTGAAGGAAGAccttaaaaaatggaaagaaatgtgCCATCATAACGGCCCTTGA
- the LOC133492809 gene encoding leucine-rich repeat-containing protein 19-like, giving the protein MGHPRRLLHLLWLVSFVTIYPKNNDAVEHNHVQNLTDNSLKTIPPSISNSSVTSLVIERNQITLTSQDRQSLASYPQLVDLRLDGNQVTQIPARYLSVVPHLSVLSLSRNQISSLQPDSFYGLNDLKVLNLSQNLLTSLPAKLFSELNNLQKVDLEDNPWNCSCQLLSVIREIKAAGVTNVGSNTKCASPEQQAGMHLFEALAKCDPISPPSSKVYPQNPPSGTTGYSQQPHVPKMMLTTSPDNRDQKPASGNTWRFAAYVAALALTTSVVIVCAIKGPSLYRLFHNYRHRRLRQDENQEAPAASSIYSETGRYMNHQTFTFEHHAADGEEDVQYFEDPYIKTEE; this is encoded by the exons ATGGGCCACCCCCGGCGATTACTCCACCTGCTGTGGTTGGTCTCTTTCGTGACAATTTATCCAAAGAATAATGACGCCGTGGAACATAATCAT GTCCAAAACTTAACCGACAACTCTCTGAAGACGATCCCCCCCAGTATCAGCAACTCATCTGTTACTAGTCTTGTGATCGAGAGGAATCAGATTACTTTAACAAGTCAGGACAGACAAAGCTTGGCCAGTTATCCCCAACTGGTGGACCTCCGTCTGGATGGTAACCAGGTGACCCAAATACCAGCTCGCTACTTATCTGTTGTACCCCACCTCAGCGTGCTGTCCCTATCCAGGAACCAAATCAGcag ccTACAGCCCGACTCTTTCTATGGCCTTAACGACCTGAAAGTGCTGAACCTGTCCCAAAACCTGCTGACAAGCCTTCCCGCAAAGTTATTCAGCGAGCTTAATAATCTACAG AAGGTAGACCTAGAAGACAACCCATGGAATTGTTCCTGCCAGCTGCTGAGCGTCATCAGAGAGATAAAAGCAGCAGGAGTCACCAATG TGGGGTCAAATACTAAATGTGCTTCGCCAGAGCAACAGGCTGGAATGCATCTTTTTGAGGCTCTCGCTAAGTGCGACCCAATATCACCACCTTCCTCCAAAGTTTACCCTCAAAACCCACCATCTGGCACAACAGGGTACTCTCAACAACCCCACGTGCCAAAAATGATGCTGACCACCAGCCCAGACAACCGCG ATCAAAAGCCCGCGTCCGGAAACACTTGGAGATTCGCAGCATATGTTGCAGCCTTGGCGCTGACTACATCCGTGGTCATCGTGTGCGCCATCAAAGGCCCCTCCTTGTATCGCCTCTTCCACAATTACAGGCATAGACGACTGCGGCAAGACGAGAATCAAGAGGCCCCGGCGGCTTCAAGCATCTATTCGGAGACGGGCCGGTACATGAACCATCAGACGTTTACCTTTGAGCACCATGCGGCTGATGGGGAAGAGGATGTGCAATACTTTGAAGATCCTTACATCAAGACAGAGGAGTAA
- the ift74 gene encoding intraflagellar transport protein 74 homolog isoform X1 — translation MLSTSHPKSSWCRFQQSSIFFFCSPMASQRPPSSMGRPMSRTGSVVPGSGRPLTAVRPPPTAIRIPTGIVPGTGVHPGMRALVTTPGLLSAQIKVTDRPVTQQGLSGMKTGLKGPQRQILDKSYYLGLLRSKINELTTEISKLHKEIDTFNQENSVYLSYEKRAESLAAEIRDLQGQLADYNMLMDKLNTNADMEEMINDYNSLKAQNDREAESIDSIFIERREREDAIRVIEEEIKKERRVAEEIVQAMPTPKQEKYFTMTTANEELLQELALLQEELDALLTRKEEYEAELAHSQIKQEVVRLHETLSTLEAKRDNMEAEHKSFSTPQEEREKLLKQVKEDNQEIASMDRQLVEIRDRTGQIAEEIRQQEQDSEEAQGECQQKYKELKRKEEEIDGFLQAFEDLRTQEQNKMAQSQENIVSLLEHCSRNMLRLRRVDTITASELRNMQDVLVSKETEVSQSASTARGLTTESQRLQQDLEKVQQLEGKITGELITLKENVKQMESELLTYRDLESLKRTADQRKMRLQEERVSLTQRRDSFRQLLEEMNQKYEALKTKLDENETHAELANLERKWQHLEQNNFVMKEFIASKSQESDFASVSKNVYEQIADYNKSLIDSLQNIRS, via the exons ATGCTCTCTACCTCTCATCCAAAGTCATCCTGGTGTAGGTTCCAGCAAAGCTCCATATtctttt TTTGCAGTCCTATGGCGAGTCAGCGGCCTCCTTCCAGCATGGGTCGGCCCATGAGTCGCACTGGATCAGTAGTCCCGGGAAGCGGAAGACCTTTAACAGCAGTTCGACCACCTCCTACGGCTATCCGGATACCAACTGGG ATTGTTCCAGGTACAGGTGTTCATCCTGGTATGCGGGCTCTCGTGACCACGCCTGGACTCTTGTCAGCACAGATCAAAGTGACTGACAGGCCAGTGACTCAACAAGGCCTGAGTGGTATGAAGACTGGCTTAAAAG GACCTCAGAGACAAATTCTGGACAAGTCTTATTACTTGGGTCTTCTCAG GAGTAAGATCAACGAGTTAACCACAGAGAtcagcaaactccacaaagaaatCGACACCTTCAACCAGGAGAACTCCGTTTATCTGTCCTACGAGAAAAG AGCTGAAAGTCTGGCCGCTGAGATCAGGGATCTGCAGGGCCAGCTTGCTGACTACAACATG tTGATGGACAAGCTTAACACTAACGCGGACATGGAGGAAATGATCAACGACTACAACAGC TTAAAAGCCCAGAACGACAGAGAGGCGGAAAGCATTGACAGCATCTTTATTGAGAGAAGAGA AAGGGAGGACGCTATCAGGGTCATTGAAGAAGAAATCAAAAAGGAAAGGCGCGTTGCCGAGGAGATTGTCCAAGCCATGCCGACTCCAAAGCAGGAGAAATATTTCACTATGACGACAGCCAATGAGGAACTACTACAG GAGCTTGCTCTTCTCCAAGAGGAGCTTGATGCCCTGCTGACCCGGAAGGAGGAATACGAAGCT GAGCTGGCCCACTCACAGATAAAACAGGAAGTGGTTCGACTCCATGAAACTTTGTCAACACTGGAGGCAAAGCGGGACAACATGGAGGCGGAACATAAGAGCTTCAGCACGCCTCAGGAGGAAAGAGAGAAACTCTTGAAACAG GTGAAAGAGGACAATCAGGAAATTGCCAGTATGGACAGACA GCTGGTGGAGATCAGAGACAGGACCGGTCAAATCGCAGAAGAGATCCGACAACAAGAGCAGGACTCAGAGGAAGCTCAAG GGGAGTGTCAGCAGAAGTACaaggagctgaagaggaaagagGAGGAAATTGATG GATTCCTGCAGGCCTTTGAGGATTTAAGGACCCAAGAGCAGAATAAGATGGCTCAGAGCCAGGAGAACATCGTCTCCCTCTTGGAGCACTGCAGCCGG AACATGTTGCGGCTCCGTCGGGTGGACACAATCACAGCCAGCGAGCTGAGGAACATGCAGGACGTGCTGGTCAGCAAGGAGACGGAGGTGTCGCAGTCAGCGAGCACCGCCAGGGGACTGACCACTG AGTCCCAGCGCCTGCAGCAGGACCTGGAGAAAGTGCAGCAGCTGGAGGGCAAGATCACAGGCGAGTTGATCACGCTGAAAGAAAACGTCAAACAGATGGAGTCGGAGCTGCTCACCTACAGGGACCTGGAAAGTCTGAAGCGCACGGCAGACCAGAGGAAGATG AGACTGCAGGAAGAGCGAGTTTCCCTCACACAGCGGCGAGATTCATTCCGACAGCTTTTGGAGGAGATGAACCAGAAATATGAGGCGCTGAAGACCAAGCTGGATGAAAATGAGACCCATGCGGAG CTAGCTAACCTGGAGCGGAAGTGGCAACATTTGGAGCAGAACAACTTTGTCATGAAAGAAT TCATCGCCTCGAAATCCCAGGAGAGTGACTTCGCCTCAGTTTCCAAGAACGTCTACGAACAAATAGCCGATTACAACAAGAGCCTTATAGACTCACTGCAGAACATCAGGAGCTGA